In Candidatus Cloacimonadota bacterium, the following proteins share a genomic window:
- a CDS encoding pyridoxal phosphate-dependent aminotransferase (catalyzes the formation of oxalozcetate and L-glutamate from L-aspartate and 2-oxoglutarate) produces the protein MKLSQRALEIQASPIRKLMPHAVAAKKRGNKVFHLNIGQPDIPTPPQMIEAYHSFSEKVLAYGPSQGLDVYRDGLVQYYASHDIPLQE, from the coding sequence ATGAAACTTTCACAACGTGCGCTTGAAATCCAGGCCTCCCCCATCCGTAAACTGATGCCCCACGCTGTGGCAGCTAAAAAACGCGGTAATAAAGTTTTTCATCTCAACATCGGACAACCCGATATTCCCACACCGCCGCAAATGATTGAAGCCTACCACTCTTTTTCTGAAAAAGTATTAGCCTACGGCCCTTCCCAAGGCTTGGATGTATATAGAGACGGCTTGGTGCAATATTATGCCAGCCACGATATCCCCCTGCAGGAA
- a CDS encoding TetR/AcrR family transcriptional regulator, with translation MYPKPRKKSVMPTDYRNKILAAAQRTFAQKGYVKCTMSDVAIQAKVGIGTLYNYFKNKDELLQLCIQQTIEDEIQVIEKNSQKIDDPLEKVRYFFTEHFLLMQEKPSIARLLLIELRQSEGFYKRNPTYNPMKFYLDYYARVFQEAIKKKLIRKVDVDALAHIIVGAQELIFLQWLIHDKDFQIEPLLKGLDDILRTGLIK, from the coding sequence ATGTATCCAAAACCGCGCAAAAAATCTGTAATGCCCACAGATTATCGGAATAAAATACTGGCCGCAGCGCAGAGAACCTTTGCCCAAAAAGGTTATGTGAAATGCACCATGTCCGATGTTGCCATTCAAGCCAAGGTTGGAATCGGTACTCTGTACAACTATTTCAAAAACAAGGATGAGCTTTTACAGCTTTGTATTCAGCAAACCATTGAAGACGAAATACAGGTGATTGAAAAAAACAGCCAAAAGATTGATGACCCTTTGGAAAAGGTCCGCTATTTCTTTACCGAACATTTTTTACTGATGCAAGAAAAGCCCAGCATCGCTCGCCTTCTCTTGATTGAACTCCGCCAAAGTGAAGGATTTTACAAACGAAATCCCACCTACAATCCCATGAAATTTTATCTGGATTATTACGCCAGGGTGTTCCAGGAAGCAATCAAGAAAAAGCTGATCCGCAAAGTTGATGTGGACGCACTGGCCCATATCATCGTGGGTGCTCAGGAACTCATCTTCCTGCAGTGGCTTATCCACGACAAGGATTTTCAGATTGAACCTCTTTTGAAAGGTTTGGACGATATCCTGAGAACGGGATTGATAAAATAG
- the uvrC gene encoding excinuclease ABC subunit UvrC encodes MQKIPPKIEQKLHLLPEQPGIYLWKDAEGKVLYVGKAVSLKNRIKSYLSGHEKDIKTRQLMSQAQDLDYIITLSEKDAYLLETNLVKRHRPRYNILLKDDKRYPFVKITTAEPFPRLILTRDRVNDGSRYFGPYTDVRALRLTLRNFEWVFPIRTCKREIPADGIRYKKSCINHQLGKCLAPCIGAVSREDYLRVVKRLEAFFEGRHQEVLEELRAEMNQQSENMEFEQAAKSRDQILAIERIQKRQVVHSIEARNLDVIGFYQEENVAVAAVLRIMNGMVVNREDYPLSNVANMKPSDVLAAFIKLYYADKDIFPEEILLPLEPTDFEELQNWLNGKLRLPQRGEKSRLLAMAKRNAFQLVEERKLAHIRRANRTIFPVQELKEKLALPKLPRKMVCLDISTIQGTDTVSSAVFFENGKPKKSFYRRFIIREISTQNDYAAIQETLSRFLDETKKNEAMIPDLIIIDGGKGQLSACREVLENSSHPKIPILSLAKRAEEVFLPGRADSVILPRSSASLRLLIAIRDEAHRFAITFHRSRRSKRTLLSELEDIPGVGEHTKFLLLNQFGSVEGVRNANVDQLMMVKGIGRKRALQIYEHYHNG; translated from the coding sequence ATGCAAAAAATTCCGCCGAAAATAGAGCAGAAACTTCATCTTTTGCCTGAACAACCGGGAATTTATCTCTGGAAAGACGCTGAAGGCAAAGTGCTTTACGTGGGCAAAGCCGTTTCGCTGAAAAACCGAATCAAATCCTACCTGAGCGGACATGAAAAGGATATCAAAACCCGCCAGCTCATGAGCCAGGCTCAGGATCTTGATTACATCATCACTCTCTCCGAAAAAGACGCCTACCTTTTGGAAACCAATCTGGTGAAGCGGCATCGACCCAGATACAACATTTTACTAAAAGACGACAAACGCTATCCATTCGTGAAAATAACAACCGCGGAACCCTTTCCACGCCTGATTTTGACCCGAGACAGGGTGAATGACGGTTCCAGATATTTCGGACCCTATACCGATGTGAGAGCGCTTCGTCTCACCCTGCGAAATTTTGAATGGGTTTTTCCAATCCGAACCTGCAAACGCGAAATCCCAGCCGATGGAATCCGCTATAAAAAATCCTGCATCAACCATCAATTGGGAAAATGCCTGGCACCCTGCATTGGCGCTGTTTCCCGTGAGGACTATTTGCGAGTGGTGAAGAGGCTGGAAGCTTTTTTTGAGGGACGTCACCAGGAAGTTTTGGAAGAACTGCGCGCGGAAATGAACCAGCAATCCGAAAATATGGAATTTGAACAGGCAGCTAAAAGCAGGGACCAAATCCTGGCTATCGAACGCATTCAGAAGCGCCAGGTGGTGCATTCCATCGAAGCGCGAAACCTTGACGTGATTGGTTTTTATCAGGAGGAAAATGTGGCGGTGGCGGCGGTGTTGAGAATCATGAACGGCATGGTGGTAAACCGGGAGGATTACCCTCTCAGCAATGTGGCTAACATGAAACCCAGCGATGTTTTGGCGGCTTTCATAAAACTGTATTACGCGGACAAGGATATCTTCCCCGAAGAGATTCTTCTTCCCTTGGAGCCAACGGATTTTGAGGAATTGCAAAACTGGCTGAATGGCAAACTGCGCCTTCCTCAGCGTGGAGAAAAAAGCCGCTTGCTGGCGATGGCAAAACGCAACGCTTTCCAACTGGTTGAGGAACGCAAACTGGCTCATATCCGTCGCGCGAATCGTACTATTTTTCCCGTTCAGGAGCTAAAAGAAAAACTGGCCTTGCCAAAGCTTCCGCGAAAAATGGTCTGCTTGGATATTTCCACCATCCAAGGCACTGATACGGTGTCTTCGGCTGTCTTTTTCGAAAACGGCAAACCCAAAAAAAGCTTCTATCGACGCTTCATCATTCGCGAAATAAGCACTCAGAACGACTATGCCGCTATTCAGGAAACCCTGTCCCGATTCTTGGATGAAACCAAAAAAAACGAAGCCATGATTCCAGACCTGATTATAATTGATGGCGGCAAAGGCCAGCTTTCCGCGTGCAGAGAGGTTTTAGAAAATTCCTCGCATCCGAAAATCCCAATTTTATCCTTGGCAAAACGTGCGGAAGAGGTTTTTTTGCCGGGACGAGCAGATTCGGTTATCCTGCCCCGTTCATCAGCTTCGCTGCGTCTTTTGATTGCCATCCGCGATGAAGCACACCGGTTTGCCATCACTTTCCATCGCTCCCGACGCTCCAAACGTACGCTGCTGAGCGAATTGGAAGACATTCCCGGTGTTGGAGAACATACCAAATTCCTGCTTTTGAATCAATTTGGGTCTGTGGAGGGAGTTCGTAATGCCAATGTTGATCAACTGATGATGGTGAAGGGCATTGGCCGCAAAAGGGCTTTACAAATCTATGAACATTACCACAATGGTTAA